The Epinephelus lanceolatus isolate andai-2023 chromosome 10, ASM4190304v1, whole genome shotgun sequence genomic sequence TGTTGTTTTACTTACTCATTCATGATTCCTTTTATAGTACTTTAAGCAGTTTTtcaacaaactaacaaaaatgTGTCACTATCAAATGACTACAGCCAACCACAGTGTATCAGAAAAAGCAGTCATTTCAGCCtcacctcctcttcatcactaTCATCCTTCTTGTCTTTGCTCTTTTCACCGAGCAGGTCAAGCTCAGGAACAAGCTGGGTGAGGTTGAGGCTGCTCTCCTCTGGGGGCAGATCCACCTGATGCATGTCTAACCTCTGAGACAAGACTGAGCGGTCagccacctgctgctgctgctgctgctccaagGGAGCCATCTGAAAGAGGGAAAGCAGGATGCACACAAGTTAGGAAAAAGTGCAGTCAACTAAATTAACTATTTTGTGTCTATTCAATGTGATTGTTGAGCATTTGTCCACCACTTcaaaaaaggaataaataaataactgaataCTTAAAAATCACCATCTGGTGTAATATTTTCATTAGATAACAGATAAGATCAATGTGaaccaaatgaaataaaaatcagcaGATCTGGTCTAGAACAGCAAGAAGTTTAACAAATGGGACCCAATTTGTTATGAATTGTGGCTACTGCTTCAGTACCAGAATGACCTGCCAATTaatggttttaaaacagcacttttttttaagtgcGGATTATGCGGATAATTATGCAACCTAAATTCCACTGTTTTTCAACAAAATTCAGGTGACAAGTACTCACAGGAAGAGTGCCCTCTTTCTCGAGGGTCTTGCGTTTGACACCGCGAGGGGTTGACGGAGGAGGCATGACTGTCTCATCCAGGGTCGTCCTGCTGCCCTCCATTGCAGAGGCTGCCAGCATACTGGGCTCCTCCATAATAGTCTGGTCTGAAAGATGGATAAGGGAGGTtgttaataaaatattaaaacaaatagGACAGTGAACACAGCCTTATTCAATAACTTATTGTCTCTGCTATGTTTTCAGCCACTGGTCTCTTTCCCTATCGTACAACTCATGACATGTCGGCACTGGGTTATGAcctcctctcatctctcccGGCATGACTTACCGATAACATCTCTGTGCTGACTCATGACCTCCTCTCTAGGCACCTCTGGGTTCTCCAGCTCTTTGAGGAACTCATCCAGACTGTCTGCTTCGCCGccctttctcctcttcctcagctcGTCTGGCACCAGAGGCGTCAGGCAGCGTGTGAACATCTGACAGAGATAAACAGGTAAacttaagggtttttttttgtagtatGAACTTTAGGTGACACCAGCAGTACAATAAAATGTAGGGGTTGTAAAGGAGGACTGATGCCAGAAAAAAACGAAGAGAGGTTTGCTAAATTATGCATCAACACGGTTTCCATTGAGTATTCTGGATGGGTAATGAGTGGGTGGGAGAGGATagggaagagagacagacaaaaccAATCACTTCCTCCACTTCCTGTTCCTTCAATGTTCTCATTTTAAATCCCACAACCTGAGCAGAATGTCAATGAAAGATACAATATTATAAATCTACTCTCTACTCTTCCATTAAACAGCACCAGAGTCTGACCTACTTGGAGGATCAGAACAGCGGTGTGGTTTGCTCATTACTGTTTCCCAAGTGGTAATACTGCTTGTCAGTGATTTCGGGCAGAGAGCTGACAGTTTTGGTATGTTGTCAAATAGTTACGAGCAGACATGTGTACATATTTATCCACAAATGCATGCATATTTATGATGAGCATTTGTTACCTTGAGGAGCCTGGCATTCCAGAGGGGCTGGGCAGGCAGAGAGAACAGCTTCTCCACTCCTCCTGTCTCCTTCCACATCATAAGCTTCTTGGTGGGAGGGGCGAGGTCCAGGGTGGTGACGATGTCCGAGTAGTCAGACAGCTGGGCCCTGATGGTCTTACTGTCCAGCTCCTTCACGCTGTCCACAATCAGTTTCCTCTTACGCTTTGCCTTGGTTTCTTTCACTGGAGAtgtgaaaggagaaaaaaaatcatgacgGCTTCACCATGATTTCTACATCATCACAGGTAACGTTTCAGCACATTTGTTATGGTTATCAAATAATGGCAAATGTCAAGGCCTCAATGACACTCAACTTACGGCATGTAGGCCAAATCTGACCAATAGTAAGGTGTTGGGTGGCACACTGACTATTTTCTTATACACAATGGAAAAAAATTATTCACAGACATTGTTTTTATACTTCGACTGTAAATTATGTTCCCAAGGgaataaaatgcattaaaatacagtttgtttattggagaaaaaaaaaagaagtaccTGGGGAGGATCCCCTTGACCCCCCACAGAGGTCCAGGCTAagccccaaatgtcctcaaatcctagaaatgcCCCTGGGTACATCTGACCTATGTGGGGCTGCTGTGATTGTATTTGCcttgtttattaactggccaCTGGccttctgtcattttgcaatactggcccctgggcaaagcaGGTTGACTATCCCTGCTCTATCGTCTCACATTAAATGGTGAGGCCTTTAGAAAACAGGGTAGTTTCAAAAgaatttttacaaaaatatctaAGAGAATAATaatcaattattattattattacacagcATTTTAATTCTCTCCAGAAAGGTGAACGAAGGTCTTACCAGTGATGTCAATGGGCTCCAGTGCAAAGGCCTCCTCCTCATTGTGAACCAGAGTGGTCTGTTCGGTCTGGTCAGCCATTGCTGGAAGCTGCTCTGCTGGGCCAGAGTCTGGGCTGTCGGGACCCGCTACACACATACGAACATTGCAGAAATTTAATTGCAAGTCCCCTCAAACAAGCAAGTGAAGACACAATGCACATTCTATTTACAATGGCTCATATCTGGAAAGTTTTTTCAGCTGATCTATGTGACATGTGCTCAGTTGAACGAGCAGTTAAAAAGGTTCTTCACACGCAAATACACGTTATAACCATTAAAGGTTGATGAAGACAGTATATAAGAAAAATCAGAATTAGCAATAACACAAAAGAAATGCGCGGTACTTACGAGACTGGAGGTTGTCAAAGTCGTCCTCATCGTCTCCATGATCTGGGGGCATCATGACACTTTCTGTGATGGCTGGAGGGTCATCAAAAATACCACCTCCATCCTCAGAGCTCAGTAGCTTATCAACtgggaaaaaacaaataagAGAAACTCAACAATCATTGTTTATTACCTAATCATAAATAcctcacacaacaacaacagtcatACAATATGCTTTATGCTGAGATAAagaagaaataaattaaaacagaaagaagaaaaaaaaaaaagataaaatgctGACCTAGCATTCCCCCATCACTGTTGCCCATGGAGCCATCCCCAAAGTCATCATACTCCATGTGGTTGGACTTGTCGGGGAGATTGGCTGGGCCAGGCTCAGCCTCTAGCAAAAGGTTAGAAGCTGTTGCTCCGTGCATGATGTCCTCCTCAAATGTACTGGCATCACGCATCATCTCTCGGTCATCCATACCGAAGTCAGCTGAAAAGTACAGCAAGTTGTTATCATAATGTATAAACAGGGAAAGATTTGTTTTTGACATATAACAATTCTATAAGTTTCCATCGGCTACTGATACTTCAAAATGGGTGGTATGGGTATACATATCAGTATATAGTGTGTCCTACCAAAGTCATTGTCCTGCAGGAGGCTGAGGTTGCCAACATCTTCCCTCATGGTGATCTCTTCTACTCTGCTCTGGTTCAGGGTGAACTGCTGGGCCACATCTATGTCActgtttgaagaaaaaaaaaacacaaacaaaggcaTCAAGCATGAGAACAACTGCTGGTGCTTGAATAACAAACTCACAACACATGAGGGATGAAGTGAGAGTAGTGAAAGCGGTAAACTTACTCCAGATCAGGAAGTGGCTGGTCAAAGTCATGGAACTCTTCAGGTAAGGTGATAGCATTGTAGGCTGcctctctgttttcctctggtAGATCCACCACACCTGAATATAGATACAAGTAGTTGTATAAAACAGTGTTGCTATAACACACAACTGTTCCCGATCTCATGTCCAACAAAGAAAAACTATACtaagtctgtttttgtttgttaaatcCAATCACAAATTCTGAAAAATGTTTAGTGACGCTGTTGGTTAAAGAAGGAAAAACCACTGGAGCCTTCACGCCTGTAGATTTTCTTTCAGCCTCATTAATGTTTCAGTAAACAAAAATGCACCAACTCCTTTCTTCAGAAGATCAATTACattataggcccgtttccactgaagaagttcctggtactaaggaactttacaggaacgtcctctcgctcggccctctcaaccgccgtacctccactgagagggcggagtaggaggaagttTCCTGTAAacttaccgggctctggatgtgacgtaatcgctGCGCGACCATTCCTCgcctgctgagttttaaaactgctggctattttgttgctttagGCTGACGTCACATCCcaccttgagtatatccaatcagcaccaagtaaacccaaagccccacccaggagttttttggggccattctgagtacctactccgaggcagggacttgtttagcccctgtaaaaattacggaactctgtcctttgggggtggttcctgcggtggagacacgcaccaacagccccggccccataaaattaccccgaagttcctgcggtagAAACGGGCCTTATGTACTTTACTCCAATAATAGTTTAGCTTGTCATTTCTCCTTACCCGGCCTAAAAGCCATTTTGATCTTGATGAAGGCTTCATTACAGTCAGCAAGCAGGTACTTTGCTTTCCTGTGGTAAATTCTCACCACCCCGAGGAGCAGGTGGCCTGATGTACGCAATGCCATCTTCACCTAGGGGAAAAAATAATACCatgtgtcataaaaagtcatatttACAGGGGACTTCTTTTGGTAAAAACAAGACTGAACTGTCAACATCGATGCACACTAACACTGTACAGCAATGAGAATCAAAATGTCAGCGCAAAGACAGAGTAAATAAATCGAACACTGTGTTAAACTGTGACAACTGCTAGCACGAACTGTGCCCTTATCGTTTTTCATTATTTAGAGTTAAAAATAAAGGCAAAGCAAGGCCATGTAAAACCTCAGGATCTGAGCAAGAATGCAAAGACTACACTTTTGTCTTGTTACCTTCGGTGAGATGATGCTCTCCACACTGCTCTCCAAGTTGCATTCAAATACATGGGCCTTGGTCAGTTTCTTGTCCCAATGGGCCGCTAGCCAGATCTTGGCCAGCGGCCCACGTTTGCTGAGGACAAAGTGGGCGTAGAACATTGCCCTGGTTCCCCTggctcacacactcacactgtggTATGGTTCTCCTGGAAAACATCATTGTATAGTAGTaattaagacaaaaagaaaaagacaaacaaaatacaTGAGAACAGAAGTATCCCAAACAACTTAAGCTATACTATCCTCGATATGTCTGTAGTTCGTGGTATAGGGATATGGGATTGTTTATTCAAGTTGCAAACacagtaacgttagctgtgCTGCTGCACAATATAAGCGCTTAGTAATTATTAAAATTGTATATTTTCTCTTAAGTTGCGAAAAAGATTTGACATCAATCTCTGCTCAATATCGTGCTCAAAGATGCCAGGGGGCAGTCGGTAAATCCTGCTGGTCTGAAACTGATCAGAATAACCAGGCAGGTGATAATCTGGTCTAATAAAGGACGCCCAAATAATAAAGCCGCACAATCGAGAGCATAATCTAAAAAGTTAAACGCTTGAGACTGAGCCAATGCACTTCTTGGCGAGTTAGGCAACAACAGTGCAAATGATGCGTCGTGTTAATCCACATTCGCCTCAAAAGGCAGGTTTTGGCTAACGTTATATTAGATAACTTTGTTTTTAGTTACTATTAGCTTGCGAAATATCTGACAAGAATGGGGGTCTGTTATTTCCAGACTGATCGTTTTCGATTGTTACTTTAGCTAATCCTTTCTCGGCTCattagctgtaacgttagcccTAAAATCGATGAAGCTCTCTCGAAGCACGCTTTTGTCTATTGCTGTGTAACGTTAACCTTAACGTTACTGTTGTTAGCTTTAACCGCTTAAGCTATtcatttgaagtttaaaaaaccAAAGCAGGGTGCGACATTAAGAAAATGAGATTTTAATCAAAACAAGAGCCGACTTCATTCAAGTTCCGCCTATTTCCTAGTAAGGGTGGCAAACATTGGAAATGCACATGTCTGCCTACGGTAACCGACACTTTTCCCGGACTCTACTACAATGAATCGAGAATTCCTAAATTACACCGCAACATAAGTTGCTGAAAGAGGACATTTTCGATGTTTGGAGGTACTTATTACAGTGTAACACGTTAAGAGCGCCAAGGGGTTGGTCAGCGCCAGTAAATAGTCGGCGCCATCAAGTGGGATGAACTAAATTAGCCGCCAGCTAACTACAAAAGGAGCAATGAAATCGAATACTGCGCGTGTTAAGTAGACACATAAGTTACTTGGAGTAAAAGTACAGCTTTCCTACAcggacagaaaaaaatacaattcaCCCAAGGAAAGAAAGTAAACGCGCACCGGAACAAGGCGCCCATCAAAACCTGCTCATACTTTTCTCCCTCTATCACCACAACTGTATCGTTAGCTGGTGGCTAACGGCTCCCTGTACAGTGAAGGCCGCAACAAATCCACACAAACGTGCATGCTAACTCCGTCTCGTAGATCACACAAAACCACGCGCAAATAATTCCGCTGCAGACACACTTACCGACAGCACCCCTTTTACAGTGAAATCCCAATGATTAAGTTATTTCTCCCAGCGAATTCTCCCCTGTTGTACTCATtaaaacagccaagatggcgccAGTCGCCTTCCTCCCGCTCACCGCTGTCCTTTTAAAATCGGCAGGATGTTTACAGTCAAAAATGGCGGAGGAGGAGTCTGCTGAGAGGCcgactctgacagacagacagacagcacgCTGTGAGCGCTGAGCGGAGATAGGGGGCGCTGTGGCACAATGCTTACCACAGACATGAAAGGTGTTTGACTAATAAATCAATAACTAAATACGGTGTGTTATATTTTACAAAGTACGCACGCCAAAGACGATTAATCAAGTATACttcttgtcattattattattattattattattattattattaatataagtggatccctcctttttttaaaattcatacatgttattcctatggtttAAGACAGCccaaaaaatattagtaaaaatgAACATCGCGCTTTCATATCTAAAActgtgctaaaactcaaatttgtgatgtcataaggtatgaagtctggagctgctccacagataATGAATTGGGAGAGATGCtgtagatgacactgagagcaaccaggagaatgttctgagtatattgGTACATCTTCTGTTTCACAGCTGAGAGCGTTACAGTAGAATATAGCTCATTTGGGAATAAACAAGAAAACAGACAATCTGTGGGTCAACAAAATCATTGTCTAAGGAGCAGCTCCACACTtaataccctatgacatcacaagtttgagatttATTTGTCTTCtctctggctttgagagagagtagctcatgctCACAAATATTAATTGAACTTTCCAAGGCTGTGGAAGTagcatattggaattcttaatttaaatggtgttcccctttaatgttgttgtttaatATATATTTCACTTCCCACTGAGGTTACCCAATGTCCGTTACAGTGCAGTATTACCTCTGCATTTCTCATGGCTGCTGGAGCATACTCATGATATTGCATTTTTGTGGATATGATTGTCAGACTACTTCGCTCCCATCCCCAGCTGTCCCATCTGGCCTCTAATCTTTTGCAAACAACAGATCCCATGTTGTTACATTGGTTATGACCCAGACCTATTGGGACTCACAACCAGTACATTAACAGAGTGACCTAAAACAACCCGTAGTCTCCCAGTACACCCTTTTCATATCAGGCATTTTGACATATCATAGAAGGTCATCATTCCAATCAGGGGTCCCAGAGCCCTGCTATTGTGCACGCTCTCTTACCGGCATGACGCATAAGTGGAACAGAGTAATCGTCAACGTTGCAGGTACACCTGTACCTAATTTCCTGCTATAATATggcaaaatgtctgctgtaagGAAGGCTTAGGAATGACCAATTCAATGTATGTTTGATGGGTAAATCCAGCAAGAGAAGAATTACATAGGTTACACAATATTTACTCTGACCACAAATGAATACTGCCTACTCAACAAATCCAGTCCTTTGAATAGAATACTCAGTAGGGAAATGGACATTTATGCAGActacaaagaagaagaaaataaacaatttcCAAACAGTATATTAGATACAGAGATGAGGAGCATGCCTGACAGGGAGACTGACTCATCTAAAATCAAATTGCAGAATTGGTATGCAGTAAAGCGGATTTGTCTCATAGGTCACAGCATCTGCTGCAGTCGAACAGCTGCCAGTTGAGCATGTTTATGATTTACTAGCAGCAGGGCTCCGTGTCACTGTATGGGGACGGCTGGTAGATAACTGAGGTAGTGCTCACACATTATTAGATTAATGctaaatttattttcattatcagcaTCACATGGCACTTGAGCTGCATGATAACACATGATGATGGCAGCATAATAACAACGGCAGTTAGCATTTAGATGTATTTAATTCAGTCAGATCATGCACATTCCATCATTGCAGCAACAGGCTCACTGGAAGATGAATAAATTATTATTCTAGACCAAATTACTGCACACGACTCCACAACTGAAAGCTAACAGATGTGGATGAGACAATAATGAATATACAAAGttgtttaaattaaaactgGATGGAGCTTTTCAATGTGTTGCCAATTTGTAATCATATTGAATCAAGCTACTTTTCCATAGGTATCTAATGTCTTGTGCAGCATACACAGAAATGGGTATACAACACATTTCAACACAATGCTGCACAGCAATGTCTGGATGATGACACAGTTTTGGGCTGCCATCTGCTGAACAAGATAATTTTAACCAGATAGCTGATTGCTGGCTGCTGTTATCATGTGACAGACATCTAAACAGCCTTAGAGGAACCAGCCACTTCCTATACTgatgtttttcctcctttagATGAGCTCCAGCGTACAAGGTGTGACTCACAAAGCCTGAACATCTGATTATCTCTACATACCAAAACGTAAGAATATTATTATCTTCCCAGCTTTATGAAAGAAAACATCCCGTGCTTTG encodes the following:
- the LOC117266417 gene encoding double-strand-break repair protein rad21 homolog A-like encodes the protein MFYAHFVLSKRGPLAKIWLAAHWDKKLTKAHVFECNLESSVESIISPKVKMALRTSGHLLLGVVRIYHRKAKYLLADCNEAFIKIKMAFRPGVVDLPEENREAAYNAITLPEEFHDFDQPLPDLDDIDVAQQFTLNQSRVEEITMREDVGNLSLLQDNDFADFGMDDREMMRDASTFEEDIMHGATASNLLLEAEPGPANLPDKSNHMEYDDFGDGSMGNSDGGMLVDKLLSSEDGGGIFDDPPAITESVMMPPDHGDDEDDFDNLQSPGPDSPDSGPAEQLPAMADQTEQTTLVHNEEEAFALEPIDITVKETKAKRKRKLIVDSVKELDSKTIRAQLSDYSDIVTTLDLAPPTKKLMMWKETGGVEKLFSLPAQPLWNARLLKMFTRCLTPLVPDELRKRRKGGEADSLDEFLKELENPEVPREEVMSQHRDVIDQTIMEEPSMLAASAMEGSRTTLDETVMPPPSTPRGVKRKTLEKEGTLPMAPLEQQQQQQVADRSVLSQRLDMHQVDLPPEESSLNLTQLVPELDLLGEKSKDKKDDSDEEEEEDGQAGDQDQEEKRWNKRTQQMLHGLQRVMAKTGADSVSLLELCRNNNKKQAAAKFYSFLVLKKQQAIEVTQSEPYSDIIATAGPRFHLI